From one Odontesthes bonariensis isolate fOdoBon6 chromosome 14, fOdoBon6.hap1, whole genome shotgun sequence genomic stretch:
- the ttpa gene encoding alpha-tocopherol transfer protein: MNGSQLSDLPDESEQLRPYVICLRREALQANAAGSFSDSFLIKFLRARDFDVALSLKLLLNYLQWRKESPEISSCLSPSSVLGLLNTSYHAVLPQRDHTGSRILIYRIGQWNPKEWSAFHVFRVSLMTSEIISMERETQRRGLKAIFDLQGWSLSHALQITPSLTKKISSVLSDSFPLKVRGIHLVNEPMFFRPVYAMIRPFLPDKIKQRVHMHGTAFHDTLSKFFLPHVLPLEYGGEGPGIEEVCQGWTNRLFQSENLLKQISAHPTGDVSTNPGDSLISEVETKQPSNVQI; the protein is encoded by the exons ATGAACGGAtctcagctcagtgatctccccGACGAGTCGGAGCAGCTCAGGCCGTACGTGATCTGCCTGAGGCGGGAAGCCCTACAGGCCAACGCTGCTGGGTCCTTCTCCGACAGCTTTCTTATCAAGTTCCTGCGAGCCAGAGACTTCGACGTGGCCCTCTCTCTGAAG CTCTTGTTGAACTACCTGCAGTGGCGAAAAGAGAGTCCTGAGATCAGCAGCTGTCTGTCTCCCTCATCTGTGCTCGGCCTTCTCAATACATCATACCATGCTGTCCTCCCACAGCGGGACCACACTGGTAGCAGGATTCTCATTTATAGGATTG GGCAGTGGAACCCAAAAGAATGGTCGGCCTTCCATGTGTTTCGGGTCAGCCTGATGACGTCTGAGATCATCTCCATGGAGAGGGAAACACAAAGACGGGGTTTGAAAGCCATATTTGACCTACAGGGGTGGAGTTTAAGTCATGCCCTGCAGATTACCCCTTCCCTCACCAAAAAGATATCTTCAGTACTTTCG GACTCTTTTCCTCTTAAGGTTAGAGGAATTCATCTGGTCAACGAGCCAATGTTCTTCCGTCCGGTCTATGCTATGATTCGCCCCTTCCTGCCCGATAAGATCAAGCAGAGG GTGCACATGCATGGCACTGCATTCCATGACACATTAAGCAAGTTCTTCTTACCACATGTCCTGCCTCTTGAATATGGAGGAGAGGGGCCAGGAATAGAGGAGGTGTGTCAGGGATGGACCAATAGGCTGTTCCAATCAGAGAATCTCCTGAAGCAGATTTCTGCACACCCAACAGGTGACGTCTCCACAAATCCTGGTGACTCCTTGATCTCAGAAGTTGAGACTAAACAGCCATCAAATGTTCAAATCTAG